CACAGGGGACACGGCCTTGGCCGGTGAGCCCTTCTCCTTCTCCACCGGTCTCTCCTCCTTCTTCACACTGACCTTGCCCGTGACCTTCTCCACCAGCTCCTCCATGGCCGACACATTGCTCTTGTGGGGCGGCGGCGTGAGGCTCCCCGGGGAGTGCAGAAGAGCACTGTGCTCCGAGGACAGGGATTTCACACTGCTGGCATAGGACGGCTGCATCTGCACACTCTGCACGGCTGGCAGCGGCTTCACGGTGCCAGGCAGCTGGTAGGCCGCGTGGATGCTGGGGTAGCCGCCCCACGAGGGCGCACCATTCTGGGCTTTGCTGATGGCCGTGGAGACTGTGTTCTCCAGGGACTTGAGGATGTCCACTCCACCCCTGGGGCTGTCATCCAGGTCCTCCTCACGGAGGTACTGGTAGAGGGCAGTGGGCTCGAACTTCTCAGAAGAATCCTCGCCCTCTTCCTTGATCTTCTTGTCCACCTCCCCAGCCGGCGCCACCACTGGTGCCTTCTCCTTCTCGGGCTCCTTCTTCTCTTCTGAGGTCGTGGACCCCGCAGGAGAGTCAGGCTGCTTTTTGATGTGGGCGGCAGGGAGCCGGGTGTGCGTGGTGGGGGGCAGAGGTATGGACTGGATCTTCTCTTCCACCACGGGGTCCAGCACCAGCTGCTTCCCTTTTTTGGAGGCAGAGGTGGTCACTTTTAAGAAGTGGCCAGTGACCATCATGTGGGCGGTGAGCTGCTGCAGGGTGTCGTGGGAGCTGCCACACTCCATGCACTTGAGGATCTGCGCTTTGCGGGCCTCGAACTGCCAGGTGTAGCTGGCCCCATTCTGGTAGCCGTAGCGGTTGTTGGGCGTCACGTATGGGTTGGCCGCCTTCTGGTCTTTGGCCGACTCACTCAGCGAAGCTTCCACCGCGATCCCCGCCGGCTCAGGGGAGCAGGGGGCCGCCAGGTCCTGCAGGGCACGCTTCTTGGTGGAAGGGACCAGCTTGGTGATGGCCGGCACCGGCTCCTTGAGAGGCACTTTCTGGTAATGCTTTGTCTTGATCATGTGGACACTCAGGTCCTGCAGGGACTCAAAGGAGTGGCCGCAGTACATGCACTTAAGCACTTTCTGGGCAtcctccttcccctccatctCCATCAGCGAGCGCTTCCTAGGCTTGGACCACCGCTTGGTCTTCTCGGAGTCCTTGTCCCTGTTGTCATCGCGGTAGTGGCCCGTCTCATTCATGTGCACCGTCAGCTCCACCAGTGTGTCATACGCAGCGCTGCAGTCTTTGCAGCGGAACTTGCTGGCGCCAGTGAAGACAGAGCCGTACAGCTTGTTGTTCTGCCGGTAGAGCTGCACGGTGCTGAAGAGGCTGGGCTCGGGTAGCAGCCCGTAGGAGGACGTCTGCTGCAGCGTCTTGGCCAGGGCGGCCTGATGCCAGTCATACCCCGAGCCGCCACCTCCGCCACTGCTGCTGGTGCTGGTGCCGGAGCCAGAGGCGGCGCCAGAGCTTGGGGTGCTGGCGGTGGTCCCAGTGGCCCCCGAGGTACTGGTAGGGGGTGTGGGAGCGGGGGTGGAGCCCTCCTTCTGGCCCACATCGCTGTTGCTGGTGGTCGAACTGGACTTCTTCAAGTCCAGAGCCAAGCTGGACCAGCAGGACTCGGAGAACAGGTTTGCATACACGGCCTTGATTTGTGCCAAGCT
The Sus scrofa isolate TJ Tabasco breed Duroc chromosome 1, Sscrofa11.1, whole genome shotgun sequence DNA segment above includes these coding regions:
- the TSHZ1 gene encoding teashirt homolog 1 isoform X2 → MSPTSLEILTKKAREMLMCQVNESAYVPEEELKAAEIDEENGEEDGLPLDLQEGDYACNEETEIKEAQSYQNSPVSTATNQDAGYGSPFSENSDQLAHLKSSSSREEKEEPPGPESVSYPQDSLAQIKAVYANLFSESCWSSLALDLKKSSSTTSNSDVGQKEGSTPAPTPPTSTSGATGTTASTPSSGAASGSGTSTSSSGGGGGSGYDWHQAALAKTLQQTSSYGLLPEPSLFSTVQLYRQNNKLYGSVFTGASKFRCKDCSAAYDTLVELTVHMNETGHYRDDNRDKDSEKTKRWSKPRKRSLMEMEGKEDAQKVLKCMYCGHSFESLQDLSVHMIKTKHYQKVPLKEPVPAITKLVPSTKKRALQDLAAPCSPEPAGIAVEASLSESAKDQKAANPYVTPNNRYGYQNGASYTWQFEARKAQILKCMECGSSHDTLQQLTAHMMVTGHFLKVTTSASKKGKQLVLDPVVEEKIQSIPLPPTTHTRLPAAHIKKQPDSPAGSTTSEEKKEPEKEKAPVVAPAGEVDKKIKEEGEDSSEKFEPTALYQYLREEDLDDSPRGGVDILKSLENTVSTAISKAQNGAPSWGGYPSIHAAYQLPGTVKPLPAVQSVQMQPSYASSVKSLSSEHSALLHSPGSLTPPPHKSNVSAMEELVEKVTGKVSVKKEERPVEKEKGSPAKAVSPVAKENKDFPRTEEPSNGKPQPKKGPEADAGKAKKEGAGDAHTPNGTEPLKAKVTNGCNNLGIITDHSPEPSFINPLSALQSIMNTHLGKVSRPVSPSLDPLAMLYKISTSMLDKPAYPAMPAKPPGALDRYYYENSDQPIDLTKSKSKPLVSGAADGVASPLRESALMDISDMVKNLTGRLTPKSSTPSTVSEKSDADGSSFEEALDELSPVHKRKGRQSNWNPQHLLILQAQFASSLRETPEGKYIMSDLGPQERVHISKFTGLSMTTISHWLANVKYQLRRTGGTKFLKNLDTGHPVFFCNDCASQFRTASTYINHLETHLGFSLKDLSKLPLNQIQEQQNVSKVLANKALGPVGASEEDLGSTFQCKLCNRTFASKHAVKLHLSKTHGKSPEDHLIYVTELEKQ
- the TSHZ1 gene encoding teashirt homolog 1 isoform X1, yielding MLWVPVILPHPAFENGMLAALGGTEGEFNSIISYVPEEELKAAEIDEENGEEDGLPLDLQEGDYACNEETEIKEAQSYQNSPVSTATNQDAGYGSPFSENSDQLAHLKSSSSREEKEEPPGPESVSYPQDSLAQIKAVYANLFSESCWSSLALDLKKSSSTTSNSDVGQKEGSTPAPTPPTSTSGATGTTASTPSSGAASGSGTSTSSSGGGGGSGYDWHQAALAKTLQQTSSYGLLPEPSLFSTVQLYRQNNKLYGSVFTGASKFRCKDCSAAYDTLVELTVHMNETGHYRDDNRDKDSEKTKRWSKPRKRSLMEMEGKEDAQKVLKCMYCGHSFESLQDLSVHMIKTKHYQKVPLKEPVPAITKLVPSTKKRALQDLAAPCSPEPAGIAVEASLSESAKDQKAANPYVTPNNRYGYQNGASYTWQFEARKAQILKCMECGSSHDTLQQLTAHMMVTGHFLKVTTSASKKGKQLVLDPVVEEKIQSIPLPPTTHTRLPAAHIKKQPDSPAGSTTSEEKKEPEKEKAPVVAPAGEVDKKIKEEGEDSSEKFEPTALYQYLREEDLDDSPRGGVDILKSLENTVSTAISKAQNGAPSWGGYPSIHAAYQLPGTVKPLPAVQSVQMQPSYASSVKSLSSEHSALLHSPGSLTPPPHKSNVSAMEELVEKVTGKVSVKKEERPVEKEKGSPAKAVSPVAKENKDFPRTEEPSNGKPQPKKGPEADAGKAKKEGAGDAHTPNGTEPLKAKVTNGCNNLGIITDHSPEPSFINPLSALQSIMNTHLGKVSRPVSPSLDPLAMLYKISTSMLDKPAYPAMPAKPPGALDRYYYENSDQPIDLTKSKSKPLVSGAADGVASPLRESALMDISDMVKNLTGRLTPKSSTPSTVSEKSDADGSSFEEALDELSPVHKRKGRQSNWNPQHLLILQAQFASSLRETPEGKYIMSDLGPQERVHISKFTGLSMTTISHWLANVKYQLRRTGGTKFLKNLDTGHPVFFCNDCASQFRTASTYINHLETHLGFSLKDLSKLPLNQIQEQQNVSKVLANKALGPVGASEEDLGSTFQCKLCNRTFASKHAVKLHLSKTHGKSPEDHLIYVTELEKQ
- the TSHZ1 gene encoding teashirt homolog 1 isoform X3; translated protein: MPRRKQQAPRRSAAYVPEEELKAAEIDEENGEEDGLPLDLQEGDYACNEETEIKEAQSYQNSPVSTATNQDAGYGSPFSENSDQLAHLKSSSSREEKEEPPGPESVSYPQDSLAQIKAVYANLFSESCWSSLALDLKKSSSTTSNSDVGQKEGSTPAPTPPTSTSGATGTTASTPSSGAASGSGTSTSSSGGGGGSGYDWHQAALAKTLQQTSSYGLLPEPSLFSTVQLYRQNNKLYGSVFTGASKFRCKDCSAAYDTLVELTVHMNETGHYRDDNRDKDSEKTKRWSKPRKRSLMEMEGKEDAQKVLKCMYCGHSFESLQDLSVHMIKTKHYQKVPLKEPVPAITKLVPSTKKRALQDLAAPCSPEPAGIAVEASLSESAKDQKAANPYVTPNNRYGYQNGASYTWQFEARKAQILKCMECGSSHDTLQQLTAHMMVTGHFLKVTTSASKKGKQLVLDPVVEEKIQSIPLPPTTHTRLPAAHIKKQPDSPAGSTTSEEKKEPEKEKAPVVAPAGEVDKKIKEEGEDSSEKFEPTALYQYLREEDLDDSPRGGVDILKSLENTVSTAISKAQNGAPSWGGYPSIHAAYQLPGTVKPLPAVQSVQMQPSYASSVKSLSSEHSALLHSPGSLTPPPHKSNVSAMEELVEKVTGKVSVKKEERPVEKEKGSPAKAVSPVAKENKDFPRTEEPSNGKPQPKKGPEADAGKAKKEGAGDAHTPNGTEPLKAKVTNGCNNLGIITDHSPEPSFINPLSALQSIMNTHLGKVSRPVSPSLDPLAMLYKISTSMLDKPAYPAMPAKPPGALDRYYYENSDQPIDLTKSKSKPLVSGAADGVASPLRESALMDISDMVKNLTGRLTPKSSTPSTVSEKSDADGSSFEEALDELSPVHKRKGRQSNWNPQHLLILQAQFASSLRETPEGKYIMSDLGPQERVHISKFTGLSMTTISHWLANVKYQLRRTGGTKFLKNLDTGHPVFFCNDCASQFRTASTYINHLETHLGFSLKDLSKLPLNQIQEQQNVSKVLANKALGPVGASEEDLGSTFQCKLCNRTFASKHAVKLHLSKTHGKSPEDHLIYVTELEKQ